The Raphanus sativus cultivar WK10039 chromosome 2, ASM80110v3, whole genome shotgun sequence DNA segment AGTATCTGAATCAGGATCGGATTCTGCAGGTCCTTTCAGCTGCCGATGAGTTTATTCCGAAGATATCTAATCCTATTCCCCAGATCACATCAGCTTCTATCTGGAAAGCCCCTCAGAGACTTGAACACGTGGAAAACGAGGagagtaaagaagaagaagcagcagcGTCTGGAAACGAGGAGAATATCCTTCCACCGGTTAACAAGATTCCGAGAGATAGTAAACCGGCGGTTACTTGCGGATCTGATAAAAGAGGTATGGGGTGTGGATTTAGAAGACCTGAGTTGAATTCGACCACGCTTTTCGATCCGAAGCTGCTCGAAGCGTTCGAATTAGCTGTGGGGTGCTTCAGGAGAATCAACGATTTATCCACAGAACCCAATCTCcacgatgatgatgaagaagacgacAACATTATCCTCTTTCCCTCCGATGAACAGGACGATGATAGAGGTGAAGAAGAGCCGTTATTGGGATTCGAGGAACGGTGTCCACCTGGAGGAGAAGAGTCAGTTGTATTCTACACAACAACTCTCAGGGGAATCAGGAAGACGTTCGACGACTGCAACATGATCCGCTTCCTGCTCGACAGCTTTAAAGTCAAGTACTACGAGAGGGACGTGTCGATGCACGTGCGCTACAGGGAGGAGCTTCGGAGGGTTTCAGGGGAGGTTGTTTTGCCTCCGGTGCTGTTCGTGAAGGGAAGGTGCATCGGGGGAGCTCAGAGGGTGTTGGGTCTGCACGAGCAAGGTAAGTTCAGGGGTTTGTTTGATGGGGTTCCAGTCGTCGCTGGAGATAATACACCTTGCGGGAGGTGCGATGGGTTTAGGTTTTTGGTGTGTGATGGATGCAGAGGTAGCCGACGGATTGTCTCTAGCGATGGGTCTAGGGTTCAGTGTTTGTTGTGTAACGAGAATGGGTTGGTTGTGTGCCTTGATTGTTGCTCCTAGATACTGTTTCTTTGTTGTGTGTATATTTGGTTTCATCTTTTATTGATTTGATTCTTTTTAAAGTGGATTCTTTAGTTATTATACTATGATTTGTTCTAGTACTAATCTTCAGCTACCATTTGCCATTGTATTATTATCGAGACCGAGTTCAAGAAAggaattaatgaaatttttgaaagcctgttataaaaataaaaaaggagtCAAGTATTGTTTTGGACTTTATGTAATTGGTCATTATTGCTTTCAGTCAAGTAGTCACAGGACCAAGTTGGCAGTGTTGGGCCACAGGGTCGAGTGAGTGGAAATATCTACTGATTGCAAACGAGAGGCGGCCCTTCCTTTTCATCCCCAGCCGcctgtttgtttatttttctattatcgCAAGCAGCTATTTCTctgatatttataattttttttcaattacaaGGTTACAGAAATATAAATGGTTTACTTGGCTACCGATTGTTCAAGCAAAGAAGTTTAAAGATGTTGTGAAGAAAAGATGCTCTccatcaatatttttaaaagcgTGCAAGTCATTTTCTGTCAATTTTCCTCCTCCTCTCGTTGTCTTTTTATGCAACAGTTAATGGGGACTAGAGCTGCAGTCGTGGTTTCTACGAGGTCCAGTTACATTTCTTGGTGACAGATGATTTTCTCCTGTAATATAAATGCATTtgtaaaactaaattataacTAACTACATTGTACCAGTTTAGTTATCTTTTATTGGATGATAAGTCGCTATGTTGATCCAAATCAGAAATCGAGTTTTCTTTATTGCGAAATTGTTAACTTCATGTATGGTTAGATAGTATGAGTTTCTAATTTCCACATAGAACAACTAGACTTATATGTCGCCGGTGACTGATCTATATATGATTATCCGGTATTCGACTTGAACATCTCTTGTTTAACAAAAAGATAGAGAAACAATTTGGATTTGTTACCAAATGAGTAAAAATGTCTTAGACTAATTCAAAGTTCATACATTACTGAGTTATTGCAATAATTCATCGTAAATCATCATAGGCCCCAACCGGGAGTAAATATAGAGgctataaactttaaaaaaataattgctGTAGAGATTTAGGTTCCGATTGACAAATAGGTTTTTAGAACTTTTAAGACTTTAAGTTAGATTAAAAGTCTTCAAAATCACTTTTTTACCGatcaagtttttcttt contains these protein-coding regions:
- the LOC108843479 gene encoding uncharacterized protein At3g28850, which translates into the protein MKSSRMKFAKKLKSIRAAGEYLNQDRILQVLSAADEFIPKISNPIPQITSASIWKAPQRLEHVENEESKEEEAAASGNEENILPPVNKIPRDSKPAVTCGSDKRGMGCGFRRPELNSTTLFDPKLLEAFELAVGCFRRINDLSTEPNLHDDDEEDDNIILFPSDEQDDDRGEEEPLLGFEERCPPGGEESVVFYTTTLRGIRKTFDDCNMIRFLLDSFKVKYYERDVSMHVRYREELRRVSGEVVLPPVLFVKGRCIGGAQRVLGLHEQGKFRGLFDGVPVVAGDNTPCGRCDGFRFLVCDGCRGSRRIVSSDGSRVQCLLCNENGLVVCLDCCS